One window from the genome of Thermodesulfobacteriota bacterium encodes:
- a CDS encoding metal ABC transporter permease codes for MPDLTALYDLIPRLLPFQCLEARFMQQALVALLLLAPMTAAMGVQVVNFRMAFFADAISHSAFAGVAVGLLFGIDPRFSMPALGLGMGLGIIAVQRRSGLSADTVIGVFFSAMIAFGLAVVSRDRSLARDLQRFLYGDILTISQPEILWLAGLFVVLLAYQAWGYNRMLAIGISPSLAQAHRVRVAGYQYSYAALLAVVTIFAVWAVGVLLVSALLIVPAAAARNLTRSAGGMFWWALVVGTTSAVAGLLVSAQDWARTATGATVILFTCAWFVASLGVALLRKEQAL; via the coding sequence AGCAGGCCCTGGTGGCCCTCCTGCTCCTGGCTCCCATGACCGCGGCCATGGGGGTCCAGGTGGTGAACTTCCGGATGGCCTTTTTTGCCGACGCCATCAGCCACTCCGCCTTCGCCGGCGTGGCGGTGGGCCTCCTTTTCGGCATCGACCCCCGCTTCAGCATGCCGGCCCTGGGCCTGGGCATGGGGCTGGGCATCATTGCGGTGCAGCGCCGGAGCGGTCTGTCGGCGGACACGGTCATCGGCGTCTTCTTCTCCGCCATGATCGCCTTCGGACTCGCGGTGGTCAGCCGCGACCGCAGCCTGGCCCGGGACCTCCAGCGCTTTCTCTACGGCGATATCCTCACCATCAGCCAGCCGGAGATCCTCTGGCTGGCCGGCCTGTTCGTTGTCCTTCTGGCCTACCAGGCCTGGGGCTACAACCGGATGCTGGCCATTGGCATCAGCCCCTCCCTGGCCCAGGCCCACCGGGTGCGGGTCGCCGGCTACCAGTACAGCTACGCCGCCCTGCTCGCCGTGGTGACCATCTTCGCGGTCTGGGCGGTGGGGGTGCTCCTGGTCTCGGCCCTCCTCATCGTGCCCGCCGCGGCGGCCCGCAACCTCACCCGCTCCGCTGGTGGCATGTTCTGGTGGGCCCTGGTCGTGGGCACCACCTCCGCCGTGGCCGGCCTCCTCGTCTCAGCCCAGGACTGGGCCCGCACCGCCACCGGCGCCACCGTCATCCTGTTCACCTGTGCCTGGTTTGTGGCAAGCCTGGGTGTTGCCTTGCTCCGGAAGGAACAGGCTCTGTAG
- the vapB gene encoding type II toxin-antitoxin system VapB family antitoxin — protein sequence MQTAKLFQNGNSQAVRLPREFRMPGDMVKISRRGRQVILEPLETTWDSLFDSLKDFPDDFMVDGRQQPAGQERESF from the coding sequence ATGCAGACCGCGAAGCTCTTCCAAAACGGCAACTCTCAGGCCGTACGATTGCCCAGGGAGTTCAGAATGCCTGGGGACATGGTGAAAATATCGAGAAGGGGCCGCCAGGTAATCTTGGAGCCATTGGAAACGACCTGGGATTCTTTGTTCGATTCCCTCAAGGATTTCCCGGACGACTTTATGGTAGACGGGCGGCAGCAGCCAGCGGGGCAAGAGAGGGAATCGTTCTGA